In the Candidatus Binatia bacterium genome, one interval contains:
- a CDS encoding IS3 family transposase, with protein sequence FIEGWYNPRRRHSSLDYMSPAEYERRNWLAA encoded by the coding sequence CTTTATCGAAGGCTGGTACAACCCGCGCCGGCGGCACTCGTCACTGGACTACATGTCGCCGGCCGAGTACGAGAGGAGAAACTGGCTGGCTGCGTAG